AGTCCAAATTCCGAACATCAGCGTAGTAAGCGGTCGGGCCGAAATTGGCTTCTACTCCAAGGCCAGCGGCGGACAGTGGTTGTATTTCGACGACGTGGAATTTGTGCTCCAACCCACCGCGACCGGGGCCAACACCGTGATAAACGCCAGCTTCGACGACGACCTCCTGCCGCGGTGGGACCCTCGCCAGTGGACCACCCAGGCCTTTGGCGCTACCCGGATATTTGCCAGCTACATCGAGGCGTACCCAGGGGCCCACTCGGGCCTATACCACGGCACCCATTACCGCCCCGAGGCATACGAGGTTTATACCTATCAAACGATTAGCAACCTGGCGGCTGGTACTTACGCGCTACGGGCGTGGGTGAAGAGCAGCGGCGGCCAAACTACCGTCCAAATGAGGGCCAGCAACTACGGTGGCGATTTAGTGAGCGCGGCCGTTCCGGATACCCCCGACGGGCAGTGGGTTCAAATCACCTTGCCGAACATCACCGTGAGCAACGGCCAGTGCGAAATTGGCTTCTACTCCAAGGCCAGCGGTGGGCAGTCGTTCTACTACGACGACGTAGAGTTGGTGCTGCAAAGCGGAGCATCAGCGGCGGCCGGTGCAACGGCCAGTGCAGCCGCTATTGCTCTCGCCGCGGGCTCTACGCTCTTCCCCAACCCGGCTGACGACCAAGTTACAGTGTCCGTAAATTTTCTGCAATCCACTGCCGTTACGTTGGTAGTGACCGACATGCAGGGCGCCCCCATAGCGCGGTCGCAGCAGCAGGCCACGGCCGGCGACAACCAGTTTGTGCTCGATACCAGAAACTTGCCTAGCGGCATCTACGCCCTGCAAATTCAGAGCAGCCAGCCCACGCTCGTGGAGCGCCTAGAGGTGCGGCACTAGGGTACTGACTTTAGAAAGTGGGGGAGGAATTGGGAAACAGCGGTTGCCCAATTCCTCCCCCACTTTCTAAATGTTCAATATCAGCCCTTGGCCAGCGAAGTGCGGGCCAATAGAAAGAGAAACCGCGAGTTCGTAACGAGGTAGCGCTTCCACAGTCGGCGGGGCTCCAGCCAGAGGCGGTAGGCCCACTCCAGCCACAGGCGGCGCGCCCACACGGGCAGGCGCTGCTCCATACCTGCGTATACCAGAAAAGCTTGGCCCACGCCCAGCATGCAGGCTTTTACCTGGCCGCGGTGCGCAGCCATCCAGCGCTCCTGACGGGGGCAGCCCAGGGCCACGAACAGCAAATCCGGGTCGGCGGCGTTGATGGCAGCCACGTGGGCGGCTTCTTCGTCGGGGGTGAGGGGCCGGAAGGGCGGGGCGCAGGTGCCCACCAGCCGTAGGGTGGGCAGCTCGCGCTTGGCCCGTACCACAATGGCTTCGAGCACGTCGTCAGTGGTGCCGTAAAAATACACCGACTGGCCGCGGCGGGCGGCTTCCTCTAGCAGGGCTGGTACCAGGTCCATACCGGCTACGCGCTCCTGGGGGTGGCCGCCGCGCCACCCGGCCACGCTGGCCACAGGGCCCCCGTCGGGGGTCACGAGGTCGGCCTCGGCTAGCACCTTACGGAAGCTTGGGTCGCGGTGAGCTTCCACTACCATGTGCACATTGGCGCAGCACACGTAGGCCGAGGTGCGGGCCGCGCCAAGGCGCAGGATGCGGTCCACGAATTCGTCGAAGGGCCCCGTGGTGATGCCCGAATCAATAACAGTTTGCGTCGATAACATAGGTGCTAAGGTAAGGGCAAGGCTGCCGGCGAGCTTAAAGAATTAATAAGCATTCTTCTCGCCGGCTACCATGTTCCACACCGTTTTGCCGATGATTTTCACATCAAGCAGCAACGACCAGTTCTCCACGTATTCTAGGTCGTATTCCACACGCTTCTCCATGGCGCCCGCGGCGCGGGTTTCGCCGCGGTGGCCGTTCACCTGGGCGTGGCCCGTTATGCCGGGCGTTACAGCGTGGCGCTGGGCATAGGTGTGGATGTGCTTGGAGTACTCTTCCAGCTGCGACACCATATTGGGCCGGGGCCCCACCACCGACATGTGGCCGAGCCACACGTTGAAGAACTGCGGAATTTCGTCGAGGCTCGACGAGCGCAGGAAGCGGCCCACCCGCGTCACGCGGGCGTCGCCCTTGGTGGCTTGCAACTCAGTGCCGCTCAGGTCGGTGCGCATCGTGCGAAGCTTATAGCACGGAAACAGCTTGTTGCGCTTGCCGGGTCGCATCTGTTTGAAGAACACGGGGCCCGGCGAATCCAGCTTGATGAACAGCGCCAGGATGGGCAGTAAAATCGGGAAGATGCCCACGATTACCAAGCCCGAAAACACGAGGTCGAACCCGCGCTTGGCAATCTGATTGGTGCGGAAGGCCAGTGGGTGGCGGCGCACCGTGAGGATGGGGCCCCGGCCGTGGTAGTGTACGTCCACGCCCTTGTGCAGCGTCCCTTCAAAGTCGGGCACGATGCGGAAGGCCATGAAGTGGTCATCAGCAAAAGCCGACAATTCTGAAATCAGGTCAGACTGGTTGAGGGGCAGAGCAAAGTACATCTCATCGACTTGTTCCCGCTCGCAGAATTCCTTGAGGTCGGCCAGCCCGCCGCGCACCAGCGGCTGGAGGTCGGCCGCTACTGGCTCGTCGGCAAAAAAACCCAGGAACTGGTTGGCCACCGGATCGTGCAGCGTTAGAAACTGGTACATCTCGCGGCCGCTGCGGCTGGCGCCCACGATCACGAAGCGGCTGTGGGGCCGGGCCAGCCGGTAGCGGTAGGTACGGTAGAAGAACGCCACCAGCAAGCGTCCGCTCACCACGGCCGCGCCCGCCACGCTGTACAGCAACAAGATGTAGCGAATGGGCAGCAGCCGTACCCGCAGCAGCAAAATGCCTGCCGTGAGCACCACTGCGTGGATAAGAAAGGCCAGCACCAGGGCCCAAAATTTCTCCAAGTACGTAGTGAGCCGGTCCAGGGAAGTAGGGTTGGTGACTTGGCCCGCCACAATCCACCACAACAGGGCAAAAACGGCAAAAAATAGCGGGTAATCACCGCTAAATTGCCAGTCGCCACGGTGGTAGAATTCAATAAAGCGGAAAGCCCCAAAAATAATCAAGACATCAGCAGCCAGCAGAATCATCTGGTTGACATGCGTGCGGCGTTCATAAAGTATCATGGGCAGGATAAGTAGGCAGCGTTATATCGATGGTTTCGTGCCCAGTGGCAGTCCATCAGGAGTCTTTTCAGAGGCACATACGGAACTAAGGCACCGTTAGCCTTGGCAATTATGGTTTAAAACATATCTAATTGTAAATTTTATAAAAACAACCCGTTGCGCACGATTTTTAATTAAAATAATTATATTTAAAAAACAGAATTAATTCCTAGGCTAAACTGTATTTTATCGTTTTATGGCAGATTGTAGCGAACTGAGAGCTAATATATAATTTTGTTGATATTAATCCAACAAATTGTTATTATTTAATTTTTAACTTTAATTAAAAAAGCCCCTTCCAAAGGCCGTGCCAATAATTAGTGGGTTAGTTCTACGTTGGGGTAGGGGGCGGCTACTTCCACGGGCACGTTGATGGCCGTGGGGAAGGCCAGGAAGTGCGCCACGTGCGGCGGCTCGGGGCCCCGGTGGAATTGGCGCACCTGGTCCTCCACCACTTGGTCGTCGCGCGTGAAGCGGTGGTGCTGGCGCAGGTGTTCGCCCCAGGTGGCCACATAGAAAAATTCGGTGATGCGCGAGGGGTCAGCCAGGTCGGCAAATACGCCGGCGCGCAGGGCCCCGTCGCGCAGGCGCAGGCGCGAAAGGCGGTTGGCCACCGGCTGGAACGCGGCCCAATCGGCGGGCTCGATGGAATAGGTGATCATTACCACCACGGGGCCGTCATCGAGGTCGGCGGGACCGTCGGCTACGGGCGGGTCGAGCCAAGGCTCGGCAGGGTCAAGGTTGAGGTTATCGGCGGCCTGGAGCGGGTACGGCACGGCTAGCAGAACGCTGGCGGCCATCCAGCCGGCGGCCACGCACAGGGCCACCTGCGGGCTGAAGTAGTCGGCCAACTCGCCCCACGCCAAGCTGCCCAGGCTCATGCCGGCCTGGAACAGCAGCATGTAAATGCTCACCACGCGCGCCTGCACCCACTTCGGCACGTTTAGCTGCACAGTGGTGCTGAAGCTGGTCATGGCCATCAGCCAGGCCGTGCCCGACACGAACATGATGGGCCCCAGGATGGCGGTGTTCTCGATGAATGCTAGACTTAGGTTGGTGCCCACGAAGGTGAGCACGCCCAGCAACACCCGCTGGTTGAGGCTGATGCGCTGCCCCGCCCGGCCCATCAGAAAGGCGCCCGCCACGGCCCCCGCGCCCAGCCACGAGAGCATGACGCCGTAGTGCCCGGCGCTCAGGTGCAGCTTGCGGGCGATGACCACCGAGAGCAGCGCCCACATGGCGCTGGCTCCGAACCCAAACGCAAACACCCGCACCAGCACCGCGTGGATGGGCGGCGCGTAGTGCACGTAGCGCATGCCCGCCCGCAGGGCCCCCAGGAAGTGCTCGGTGGGGCCCTGGCTTTCCTCGGCGTCGCGCTTCCAGAAGTAGATGACGGCGAACGTGCCTAAAAACGATACCCCGTTGAGCATGAACACCCAACCCGGCGAGTAGTAGGCGATGACCAGCCCGCCCAGCGCCGGCCCGATGGCCCGGGCAATGTTGTTGCTCACGCCGTTCAGCGTGATGGCGAAGGGTAGCACCGGGCGCGGCACCAGCTCAGTGGTCACCGTTTGCCACACCGGGCCGTTCAGGGCCGAACCCATGCCCAGCAGAAACGTGAAGCCCAGCACCCCAAAGGCCGACACCTGCCCACCCAGCGTAAGGGCCCCCAAGATGGTGGCCACCACCGCCATAAAGCCCTGCGTGCCCAGCAGCAGCTTGCGCCGGTCCGCCAAGTCGGCCAGGGCCCCGCCGGGCAGGCTCAGCAAAAAGGCGGGGAGGCTGGTGGCGGTTTGCATTAACGCCACGAGCAGGGCCGAGGTCGTGAGCGTCGTTACGAGCCACACGCCGGCCACGTTCTGCATCCAGGTGCCCACGTTGGACGCGAGCGAGGCAATCCACACGGCCCGGAACACGTGGTAGGCCAGGGGGCTCCACATGGTGGCCCGGGCGGCTGGGGCAGGGGTGAGGGAAGGAGTCATCAGGGAAATAACAGCGCTCACCGGCTTACGGATGTCGCGCCCCCGGGGTGCGCTAACCGGGTCCCCGGGGCCCCAAGGAGGCTCCCGGGCCGGTACTTTGGAAATAATAAACCGGCGAAAAATTGATTAGGCGAAAACCACGCTGTGTAATACTTTAACGCGCAGCACCTTGGCTACCCCACCCGTTGGGGCGGCCCGGGCGCGCCGGCTAGGGCCCCTAGGGGGCCTGGGCCAACGGTACGCGGGGTAGCATTTATTTGACAATCAAATAACTAAAAATAAAATGACGGTTGACCACAACGCTGCTTCGGCGGGCCTCTACCGCCCGGAGTTCGAACACGACGCCTGCGGCACGGGCTTCCTCACGTCCATCACCGGGCGCAAGTCGCACCAGATGGTGGTGGACGCGCTGACCATGTTGGAAAACATGGAGCACCGCGGCGCCTGCGGCTGCGACCACGACTCGGGCGACGGCGCGGGCCTGCTGCTGCAAATCCCGCACTGGTTCCTCTTAGAGGAATGCCTGGCGCTGGATATTCAGCTGCCCGAGCCCGGCGGCTACGGCGTGGGCCAGGCTTTTTTGCCAAAAGACGCGGCCGCCCGCGCCACCGCCCGGGGCCTCATCGACGCGGCGGCCAAGCAGCTCGGGCTGCGCGTGCTCGGCTACCGGCCCGTACCGACGAACCCGGCCGGCATCGGCGTCACGGCCCTGAGCGGCGAGCCGGTGATGGAGCAGGTGTTCGTGGCCCGGCCCGCTACGGTGCTCACCACCGAGGACTTCGAGCGCAAGCTCTACATCCTGCGCCGGCTCATCGTGAAAAACGTGAAGGAAGTGCTGCCCGGAGGCCTCGACGATTTGTACTTCGCCTCGTTCTCCTGCCAGACTATCGTATATAAGGGCCAGCTCACCACTTACCAGGTGCGCGGCTACTACCCCGACCTCACCGACGAGCGGGTGACGACCGGCTTTGGCCTCATCCACTCGCGCTTCTCGACCAATACGTTCCCAAGCTGGCGGCTGGCGCAGCCCTTCCGCTACCTGGCCCACAACGGCGAAATTAATACCCTGCGCGGCAACCTGAACTGGTTTTACGCCGGCTTGCAAACCTACGCCTCGCCCTACTTCACGGCTGCGGAAATGGCGATGCTGCTGCCCGTGATTGACGCCGGCCAGTCGGACTCGGCGTGCCTCGACAACATCGTGGAGCTGCTGCTGCACTGCGGCCGCACCCTACCCCACGTGCTGATGATGCTGGTGCCCGAGGCCTGGGACGGCAACGAGCAAATGGACCCGCTGAAAAAGGCGTTCTACGAGTTCCACGCCACCTTTATGGCCCCCTGGGACGGCCCCGCGGCCCTCAACTTCACCGACGGCCGCCTGGTGGGGGCCATGCTCGACCGCAACGGCCTGCGCCCGCTGCGCTACGTCGTGACGAACGACGGGCGCGTGCTGGTGGCCTCCGAGGCCGGCGTGCTGCCCATCCCGGAGGAAATTATCCTGGAGAAAGGGCGCTTGCAGCCGGGCAAAATGTTCGTGGTGGACACCGTGGCCGGGGCCATCATCACCGACGCTGAAATCAAGCACCAGGCCGCCAGCCGCCAGCCTTACGGCGACTGGCTGCGCAACTACCAGATTCGGCTGGACGAGCTGGAGGAGCCCCGCCAGGTATTTTCCGACCTCGGCGCGGCCGCCGTGCTCAAGTACCACCAGGCCTTTGGCTACACCCGCGAGGACATCGAAACCGTGATTTTGCCGATGGCTTTGGAAGGAAAAGAGGCCATCGGCTCGATGGGCGTGGACGTGCCCCTGGCCGTGCTCTCCGACCAGCCGCAGCACCTGAGCAGCTACTTCAAGCAGTTCTTCGCCCAGGTCACCAACCCGCCCATCGACCCCATTCGGGAGCGGCTGGTGATGAGCCTGGCCACCTTCATCGGCAACAACGGCAACATCCTCGACGAGGACAAGATGCACGGGCACTGCGTGGCCCTGCGCCACCCCATCCTCGCCAACCACCAGCTCGAAAAGCTGCGCAGCATCGACACCGGCCTGTTCCACGCCAAAACGCTCCAAACCTACTTCAAGGCCGATGGGCTGCCCAGCTCGCTCGAAGCCGGCCTGGCGCGCCTGTGCCGCTACGCGGAGGACGCGGTGAACGACGGCTTCGAGGTGCTGATTCTGTCGGACAGGGCCCTGGACTCCGAGCACGCGCCCATCCCGTCGCTGCTGGCCGTGTCGGCGGTGCACCACCACCTGATTCGCATCAGCCGGCGCGGTTCGGTGGGCCTCGTGGTGGAGGCCGGCGACGTGTGGGAAGTGCATCACTTCGCCTGCCTGCTGGCCTTCGGCGGCACCGCCATCAACCCGTATCTGGCCCTGGCCACCATCCAGACCACGCACCTGGATGGCCGCCTCGAAACCCGCTTGGAGGGCCCCCAGCTGCTGAAAAACTACGTGAAGGCCGTGAACGACGGCTTGCTGAAGATTTTCTCCAAGATGGGCATTTCGACCCTGCTCTCGTATCACGGGGCCCAGGTGTTCGAGATTCTGGGCCTCAACCAGGAAGTGGTGGACCGCTACTTTACCGGGGCCGTGACGCGCATTGGGGGCCTGGGGCTCGACGAAATTGCCCGCGAAACGCTGTACAAGCACTTCCAGGGCTTCCGCAGCAACACCCCGCCCGAGGCCGAGGGGCTCGGCGACGGCGGCTTCTACCAGTGGCGGCGGCGCGGCGAGGCGCACATGTTCAACCCCGAAACGGTGCACCTGCTCCAACTCGCCACCCGCACGAATAATTACGCCACCTACCAGCGCTACGCCAAGCTGCTGAACGCGCACCCCAGCCAGGCCTTCAGCATCCGGGGCCTGCTCGACTTTGCCCAGCACCGCGAGGCCATTGCCTTGGAGGAAGTGGAGCCGGCGGCGCTGATTATGAAGCGCTTCGCCACCGGGGCCATGTCGTTCGGCTCGATTTCGCACGAGGCGCACAGTACCCTGGCCATTGCCATGAACCGCATCGGCGGCAAGAGCAACACCGGCGAGGGCGGCGAAGACCCGCTGCGCTTCGAGGTGATGGCGAACGGCGACTCCATGCGCTCGGCCATCAAGCAGATTGCCTCGGCCCGCTTCGGCGTCACGGCCCACTACCTGACCAATGCCGACGAATTGCAAATCAAGATGGCCCAGGGGGCCAAGCCCGGCGAAGGCGGCCAGCTCCCCGGCCATAAAGTAGATGAGTGGATTGCCAAAGTGCGCCACGCCACGCCCGGCGTGGGCCTGATTTCGCCGCCGCCCCACCACGACATCTACTCCATCGAGGACCTAGCCCAGCTGATTTTCGACCTGAAAAACGCCAACCGCGCCGCCCGCATCAACGTGAAGCTGGTAAGCAAGGCGGGCGTGGGCACCATCGCCGCCGGCGTGGCCAAGGCCCACGCCGACGTAATTCTGATTTCGGGCTACGACGGCGGCACCGGGGCCTCGCCGCTCAGTAGCATCCGCCACGCGGGCCTGCCCTGGGAGCTGGGCCTGGCTGAAGCCCACCAAACTCTGGTGCGCAACCAGCTGCGCAGCCGCGTGGTGCTGCAAGCCGACGGCCAGCTCAAAACCGGCCGCGACCTGGCCGTAGCGGCGCTTTTGGGGGCCGAAGAATGGGGCGTGGCCACCGCTGCCCTCATCGCCGGGGGCTGCGTGATGATGCGCAAGTGCCACCTCAACACCTGCCCCGTGGGCGTGGCCACCCAGGACCCCGAGCTGCGCAAGCTCTTCACCGGCCAGCCCGAGCACATCGTCAACCTCTTCCGCTTCCTGGCCGAAGAGTTGCGCGAAATCATGGCCTCGCTCGGTTTCCGCACCGTGAACGAGATGGTGGGCCGCTCGCAGTTCCTCAAGCGCAAAGCGGGCGTCAGCCACTGGAAGGCCCGGCAGGTGGACCTGAGCGGCGTGCTCTACCCGGCCCCCAACCCCACCGGCGCCACCTTATATAAGAGCGAAGACCAAGACCACGGCCTCGCCAACATCCTCGACTGGGAGCTGCTGGCCCACGCCCAACCCGCGCTGGACCACCAGACGCTGGTGTTCGGCTCGTTCGACGTGCGCAACACCGACCGCACGCTGGGCACGCTGCTTTCCAACGAAATCACGAAACGCTACCACGCCGCCGGCCTGCCCGAGGGCACCATCCACTTCCGCTTCAAAGGCTCGGCGGGCCAAAGCTTCGGCGCGTTTGCCGTCAAAGGCCTGGCCTTCAGCTTGGCCGGCGAAGCCAACGACTACGTGGGCAAGGGCCTCTCGGGGGCCCAGCTGGCCATCTTCCCGGCCCCAGAAAGCCAGCTGGTGCCCGAAAACAACATCATCATCGGCAACGTGGCGCTGTACGGGGCCACCTCCGGGGCCCTGTTTGCCCGCGGGCAGGCCGGCGAGCGGTTCGCGGTGCGTAACTCCGGGGCCACGGCCGTGGTCGAGGGCGTGGGCGACCACGGCTGTGAGTACATGACCGGCGGCCGGGCCCTCATCCTGGGCCAGACCGGGCGCAACTTCGCCGCCGGCATGAGCGGCGGCATCGCCTGGATTTACGACCCCGACGGCACGTTCCCCGAAAACTGCAACCTGGAAATGGTGGAGCTCGAAGGCCTCACCGCCGACGATGAAGACCAAATTCAGGCCCTATTGCGCCGCCACCACGACCTGACCGGCAGCGACAAAGCCCAGTTCCTACTCGCCAACTGGGCCGAGGAAACCGGCCGCTTCGTGAAGGTATTTCCCTCGGAATACAAGAAGGTGCTGCAACGGGCGCAGCTGCAAGCGGCGGGGTAGGGGCCCCGGCAATCCAACGATGATGAGTAAGGCAAAAAGGCCGTCATGCTGAGCGCAGCCGAAGCATCTCTACTGCGGCAGTAAATAATTACTCAGCGGGAGAGATGCTTCGGCTGCGATCAGCATGACGTTCAAACGCAAAAACTTAACTTCCAATACGATAACCCGCAATGGGCAACATCACCGGTTTCAAGCAATTCGAGCGCGCGCTGCCCGCCAAGGAGGCCCCGCAGGTGCGCACCACCAATTACCAGGAGTTCATCGGCCTGTACCCGCCCGAGGCGCTGCACCAGCAGGCGGCCCGGTGCATGAACTGCGGCATCCCTTTCTGCCACTCGGGCTGCCCGCTGGGCAACATCATCCCCGAGTTCAACGAGGCCGTGTACCGGCAGGATTGGGAAGACGCCTACCAAATCCTCACCACCACCAACAACTTCCCCGAATTCACGGGCCGCATTTGCCCCGCACCCTGCGAGTCGGCCTGCGTGCTGAGCATCCACAGCACGGCGGTGGCCATCGAGGAAATCGAGAAGCACATCATCGAAATTGCCTTCGAGAAAGGCTACGTGCACCCCACCGCGCCGGTGCTGAAAACCGGCAAAACGGTGGCCGTAGTGGGCTCGGGGCCCGCCGGGCTGGCGGTGGCTGCGCAGCTGGCCAAGGCCGGCCACGCCGTCACGGTGTTCGAGCGCGACGAGCAGCCCGGGGGCCTGCTGCGCTACGGCGTGCCCGATTTCAAGCTGGAGAAGTGGGTGATTGACCGTCGCATCGAGCTGATGGAAAAGGACGGCATCGTGTTTCGCTGCAACACCGAAATCGGCCGCGACCTGCCCGCCGACGAGCTCCAGCGCACCTTCGACGCCGTGGTGCTGGCCGGCGGGGCCATCGCCCCGCGCGACCTGCCGCTGCCCGGCCGCGAGCTGGCCGGCATCCACTACGCCATGGACTACCTGGGCCAGCAAAACCGCCGCGTGAGTAACATTCCCGTCCAGGGCCCCGACATCCTGGCCACCGACAAGCACGTGGTGGTAATTGGCAGCGGCGACACGGGCTCCGACTGCGTGGGCATTGCCAACCGCCAGCAGGCCACCGCCGTGGCCCAGTTCGCCCTCATGAACCAGCCTTCCAACGAGCGGCCGGCCCACACGCCCTGGCCGCACTACCCCACGGTGTTCCGCACCAGCAGCTCGCACGAAGAGGGCTGCCAGCGCCACTGGGGCATCAGCACCAAGGCATTTCTAGGCGACGAAAACGGCCACGTCAGGGCCCTGCAAGTGAGCGACGTGACCTGGGAAACCGACGCCATGGGCCGCCGCCTCACCTCGGAAGAAGTGCCGAACTCGACCCGCGAAATCCCCTGCGAGCTGGTGCTGCTGGCCATGGGCTTCCACGCCAACCCCTACGAGGGCCTGCTGGCCCAGCTGGGCGTGGGCGTGGAAAAAAACGGCCTCGTGCAAGCCCCCGAAACCACTTACCAAACCAACGTGCCCGGCGTGTTCGTGGCCGGCGACATGCGCCGCGGCCAATCGCTGGTCGTCTGGGCCATCTCCGAAGGCCGCGAAGCCGCCCGCCAAATCGACGTGTTTCTAATGGGGCAGACGGCATTGCCAAGCAAAAACGCGGTGGGCATGTTTGCGTGAGATGAACGCAAGTTCAATTTATAAAAGGGGGCCCGGAAGCAATTGCTTCCGGGGCCCCCTTTTTTACGCATAATAAAGTCGAGCTTCTGTTACCCCGTTATCTCTGTAGCATAGCAGAGTTTGTTGAAAAATCTTCAACTCTGCTAATAGTTGTCCGCTGCTTAAAAAGCTATAATCAGGCGGATAACACGCTTCGTATTTTCTTTCTAGTGCTTAGTCAGGGGAGTTTTTCGAACAAAAAGAGAGGCAGGTCGTTGCCGTTGAATGGGAAGACCACTCACACCATTTATCCTGTCATCGGCTGATCGCCTGACTATTGAAAGCTTAACGCGCAAAGGCCGGCACGCCGGGCGCACAGTCCAACGCGGGCGGATGCTGTTGCGGCTGGCTGATGGGGTGAGCGGCTACCCTGTCGGGGCTGAGTTGGGTTGCTGCGTGCAGACGGTATATCAGGTGCGCCGCCGCTACGTCGAGCAGGGGCTGGCCACGGCGCTCGGCGAGGCCCCGCGCAGCGGCGGTCCGCGGCGCTTTGACGGGGCGGCCCGCGCCGCGCTCACGGCCCTGGCCTGCACCCCGGCTCCGATAGGGCACAGTCGCTGGACCCTGCGCCTGCTGGCCGACAAAGCCGTAGAATCGTGCCTGGTGGACACCATTTCGCACGAAACCGTGAGCCAGGTGCTCAAAAAAACGAGCTACAGCCCCACCGCCAGCAACACTGGTGCCTGGGCGAAATGAACGCCGCCTTCCTGGCCCGTATGGAAGACGTACTGGCCGTCTATGAGCGGGTCCACGACCCGCAGTTTCCGGTGGTCTGTTTCGATGAACGCCCTTGCGTGCTGCACGGCCAGCCCGTCGAACCGCTGCCGCCTGTGCCGGCCCAGCCCGCAGTGGGCGAGCGACCCGCCAAAGTCGGCCGTCCCCGGCGCGAAAGCAGCACGTATGTGCGTCAGGGTACGGCCTGCCTACTGGCGGCCTTCGAGCCGGGCACGGGGCAGCGCCTGGTCGAGGTGTCGGCCCGCCGCACCGGGGCCGACTATTGCCGCTTTATGCAAGCGCTGGACGCTGCTTACCCCCAGGCCCAGAAAATCGTGCTAGTCCAGGACAACCTCAACACCCACACCGATGCCGTCTTCTACCAGCATCTGCCCGCCGCCCAGGCCCGCGCCCTAGCCGCCCGCTTCGAGGTCCACTACACACCCAAAAATGCCTCCTGGCTTAACATGGTCGAACTCGAACTATCGGCCATTGCCCGCCAGTGCCTGCACCAGCGCATTCCCACCCAAGACGAACTGCGCGCGCACGTCGACGCCTGCGTGGCGGAGCGCAATGCCCGGCGAGCAACCGTCAACTGGCAATTTTCGCTTGACAAGGCCCGACAGAAACTCTCCCGCCATTATCAAAAGGTTTGTGCAAATAATTCCCCTGACTAGGCACTAGTTCTACCCACTGTTTAGCAGCTTCACTTTCATTATGTAAGGTAGCTATTCGTAACACTTGATTCGCAATGCTAGAATTATCTGGGGTTGCACCATGAAGTACTTGAGTGTAATAGGTCGGTCTTTCAGTCAATTTATTTATAAAGTTTTCGATTGTTGACAAATATTCGTCAACAGTATGCCAGTGCGCAGTGTCTTCGCTCTTATCGTGAACATCATAATCGATATCTTGAAAAATTGACAAATCAATGTCCAATATTTTACTGATTTGGGTTGCTTCAGCAAACTCGCCATAGCCTCCAATCTGTTCAAAAAATTGGGATAGCCTTTCCGGAAACTCATTTTCACATTTTACCTCCGTATTTGGAGAAATATAATAATCCATTCCCATAGTAACAGAGACTAAACGTGAGGAATTTTGCTCTTCAAAATTACTGCTCATAACTCTCAAAATGGTCTGGCGCAAGTTTAGAGTAGCTTAGCTTACCCCACCAGCTCCAGCACGTCGCGCACGTCGCGGATGTGGTGCTGGGGCCCCAGGGCCATACAGGTAACCGCGTCGCCGAAGCCGTAGGCGGCCCAGCAGGCGGGCACGCCGGCGCTGCGGGCAAACAGCAGGTCGGAGGGCGTGTCGCCGATCATCAGCATGGCGGCGGCGGGCGTGCCCTCGAAGTGCGGCTGCACCACCTCGTAGAACATGTCGGGGGCCGGTTTCAGGGCCATGACCCGGTCGGGGGAGCTGCCCTCGCCCACGACGAGCGAGGCGTAGCGGCGCAAGTCGAGCCGGTCGAGCGACGTGCCCAGG
This genomic stretch from Hymenobacter sp. PAMC 26628 harbors:
- a CDS encoding exopolysaccharide biosynthesis polyprenyl glycosylphosphotransferase, whose product is MILYERRTHVNQMILLAADVLIIFGAFRFIEFYHRGDWQFSGDYPLFFAVFALLWWIVAGQVTNPTSLDRLTTYLEKFWALVLAFLIHAVVLTAGILLLRVRLLPIRYILLLYSVAGAAVVSGRLLVAFFYRTYRYRLARPHSRFVIVGASRSGREMYQFLTLHDPVANQFLGFFADEPVAADLQPLVRGGLADLKEFCEREQVDEMYFALPLNQSDLISELSAFADDHFMAFRIVPDFEGTLHKGVDVHYHGRGPILTVRRHPLAFRTNQIAKRGFDLVFSGLVIVGIFPILLPILALFIKLDSPGPVFFKQMRPGKRNKLFPCYKLRTMRTDLSGTELQATKGDARVTRVGRFLRSSSLDEIPQFFNVWLGHMSVVGPRPNMVSQLEEYSKHIHTYAQRHAVTPGITGHAQVNGHRGETRAAGAMEKRVEYDLEYVENWSLLLDVKIIGKTVWNMVAGEKNAY
- a CDS encoding WecB/TagA/CpsF family glycosyltransferase, which codes for MLSTQTVIDSGITTGPFDEFVDRILRLGAARTSAYVCCANVHMVVEAHRDPSFRKVLAEADLVTPDGGPVASVAGWRGGHPQERVAGMDLVPALLEEAARRGQSVYFYGTTDDVLEAIVVRAKRELPTLRLVGTCAPPFRPLTPDEEAAHVAAINAADPDLLFVALGCPRQERWMAAHRGQVKACMLGVGQAFLVYAGMEQRLPVWARRLWLEWAYRLWLEPRRLWKRYLVTNSRFLFLLARTSLAKG
- a CDS encoding MFS transporter, producing MTPSLTPAPAARATMWSPLAYHVFRAVWIASLASNVGTWMQNVAGVWLVTTLTTSALLVALMQTATSLPAFLLSLPGGALADLADRRKLLLGTQGFMAVVATILGALTLGGQVSAFGVLGFTFLLGMGSALNGPVWQTVTTELVPRPVLPFAITLNGVSNNIARAIGPALGGLVIAYYSPGWVFMLNGVSFLGTFAVIYFWKRDAEESQGPTEHFLGALRAGMRYVHYAPPIHAVLVRVFAFGFGASAMWALLSVVIARKLHLSAGHYGVMLSWLGAGAVAGAFLMGRAGQRISLNQRVLLGVLTFVGTNLSLAFIENTAILGPIMFVSGTAWLMAMTSFSTTVQLNVPKWVQARVVSIYMLLFQAGMSLGSLAWGELADYFSPQVALCVAAGWMAASVLLAVPYPLQAADNLNLDPAEPWLDPPVADGPADLDDGPVVVMITYSIEPADWAAFQPVANRLSRLRLRDGALRAGVFADLADPSRITEFFYVATWGEHLRQHHRFTRDDQVVEDQVRQFHRGPEPPHVAHFLAFPTAINVPVEVAAPYPNVELTH